One segment of Triticum aestivum cultivar Chinese Spring chromosome 2A, IWGSC CS RefSeq v2.1, whole genome shotgun sequence DNA contains the following:
- the LOC123187474 gene encoding uncharacterized protein, with amino-acid sequence MYRSYDLDFEFMNTMMSYEALGHRLQWTKKLMLPVPMMESWSLYVVDVKERTLLVMDPCETSEPIEEMQYKHEDNANFILAGLRRCIHENITGWYVPAQGWTINYNVGMHESCEIEDSWLHIINYSREYTGLYLQTQLTPGRLNYLRQSIAYEVISMRGNVGELPDFMVEEVLPF; translated from the exons ATGTACAGGTCTTATGATTTGGACTTCGAATTCATGAATACAATGATGAGCTATGAGGCGCTCGGGCATCGACTGCAATGGACAAAGAAG CTCATGCTCCCAGTCCCAATGATGGAAAGTTGGTCGCTATATGTTGTGGATGTCAAAGAGAGGACATTGTTGGTCATGGACCCATGTGAGACTTCAGAGCCAATTGAGGAGATGCAGTACAAGCATGAAGACAATGCAAACTTCATCCTAGCGGGACTTAGGCGTTGCATACATGAGAACATCACTGGGTGGTATGTGCCGGCTCAGGGCTGGACGATCAACTACAACGTTGGCATGCATGAAAGCTGCGAGAT AGAGGATAGCTGGCTGCACATTATCAACTACAGCAGGGAGTACACTGGGCTATATCTTCAGACTCAGCTAACCCCA GGGCGCCTAAACTACCTGCGACAATCCATAGCATATGAAGTTATCTCAATGAGGGGCAATGTGGGTGAGCTGCCAGACTTCATGGTTGAGGAGGTGCTGCCATTCTAA
- the LOC123187473 gene encoding uncharacterized protein, producing MYRLPGSLLLPSSCGGYFGRRRTHCILGRFAGIMSDASSSDGVAVLGDAGEANNYEQPLPATEAQPPPTPTSRISVRKVIEVIETFDEYKRWLVTEIGFDGMLKLPMLQKLNLKFSAWTMSKVCVERRAIVLSETKILKFFAEDIHKVFGIPCGHRNVKGRDGFIKPEAVRFIKTTLGMDKTGVHSLRAAEEFLLRDISETSSKLEKDCFQIAFIIFVMGHVLAPRTKHDYGTIDYWGALANTENIAQFNWCEFVLEFLLEGVRRLKNDMMANNPNTNLVGCHLFLQIFFLDNVDLGLFNKKHNVLPRISDFDQNSIRNTITMATDIGKGPASYTKCMIRQGHDICYGRCNIQDSTERSSNKQLVGGNMDQHHSNPTNDREESVHASSSAAVNLMDVQTPLRALGPIDFAEHMRTRYPSLVKDELSFILKEQNAKCQREINTARVNVQADMIKFVDKLMTSISKRCICCAARGFTDCPARAIQPCPGVEIQTPIGPKIPCVRLDMSACKGATSRPRSDGDDQGEQQQNKRARNDEGAVAAMTEQIIPFARQTLQSVSKLFIDLPNDGSTTVFGQKAVVLPGRKYVFRAGFQTDPWIRGVVPCPPQPYVSE from the exons ATGTATCGCCTCCCCGGTTCCCTGCTGCTTCCGAGCAGTTGCGGTGGCTACTTTGGCCGACGGCGAACCCACTGTATCCTCGGAAGATTTGCAG GCATCATGTCTGACGCTAGTAGTAGTGATGGAGTGGCAGTCCTAGGTGATGCTGGAGAAGCTAACAATTATGAGCAGCCATTGCCTGCTACTGAAGCACAGCCGCCTCCTACTCCAACTTCTAGAATTTCAGTTAGGAAAGTCATAGAAGTAATCGAGACATTCGATGAGTACAAGAGATGGCTTGTTACTGAAATTGGGTTTGATGGAATGTTAAAGCTGCCTATGCTCCAGAAGCTTAACCTCAAGTTCAGTGCTTGGACTATGAGCAAGGTATGCGTCGAGCGTCGAGCAATTGTTCTGTCAGAAACCAAGATTCTCAAGTTTTTTGCGGAGGACATACACAAGGTGTTCGGCATACCATGTGGACACCGGAATGTTAAAGGGCGTGATGGATTCATTAAGCCAGAAGCTGTAAGATTTATTAAAACCACACTAGGGATGGATAAGACAGGAGTGCATAGCCTACGCGCTGCCGAGGAATTCCTTTTGCGTGACATTTCCGAGACGTCCAGCAAGCTAGAGAAGGATTGCTTCCAGATTGCATTCATCATTTTTGTGATGGGGCATGTGCTGGCACCCAGAACAAAACATGATTATGGAACGATAGACTACTGGGGTGCGCTGGCAAACACGGAGAATATTGCACAATTCAACTGGTGTGAGTTTGTACTGGAGTTTTTGCTCGAGGGAGTCAGGCGGCTTAAGAATGACATGATGGCCAACAACCCGAACACCAACCTGGTTGGTTGCCACTTGTTTTTGCAG ATTTTCTTCCTCGACAACGTTGACCTGGGACTTTTCAACAAGAAGCATAATGTCCTTCCTCGGATTAGTGACTTTGACCAAAACAGCATCAGAAACACGATAACCATGGCAACCGACATTGGGAAGGGCCCTGCATCATACACAAAATGCATG ATTCGACAGGGCCATGATATATGCTATGGACGCTGCAACATCCAAGATTCTACTGAGAGAAGCTCCAACAAGCAACTAGTAGGTGGTAATATGGATCAACATCACAGCAACCCAACCAATGACAGGGAGGAGTCAGTGCATGCATCATCATCTGCAGCTGTCAACCTAATGGATGTGCAGACACCTCTACGAGCGCTCGGGCCAATTGATTTTGCAGAGCATATGCGTACCCGATACCCTAGCTTG GTCAAGGACGAGTTGAGTTTCATACTAAAGGAGCAGAATGCCAAATGCCAGCGTGAAATCAACACTGCTCGTGTCAATGTGCAGGCAGACATGATTAAGTTTGTCGACAAGTTGATGACATCGATCAGCAAGAGGTGCATTTGCTGTGCTGCTCGAGGTTTTACTGACTGTCCAGCAAGAGCAATTCAGCCATGCCCAGGGGTCGAAATTCAGACTCCTATTGGCCCGAAAATCCCATGCGTTAGGCTCGACATGTCTGCTTGCAAAG GTGCCACGTCTCGCCCCAGGTCTGATGGTGATGATCAGGGAGAACAGCAGCAGAACAAGCGGGCGCGCAATGATGAAGGAGCAGTCGCAGCCATGACAGAACAGATTATTCCGTTTGCAAGGCAGACCCTACAGTCAGTAAGCAAACTGTTTATTGACCTTCCGAATGATGGCAGTACAACGGTGTTTGGACAGAAGGCAGTCGTGCTTCCAGGAAGAAAATATGTTTTTAGGGCTGGTTTCCAAACTGACCCATGGATCAGGGGGGTTGTACCGTGCCCACCTCAGCCCTATGTGTCTGAATAG